The Phyllopteryx taeniolatus isolate TA_2022b chromosome 19, UOR_Ptae_1.2, whole genome shotgun sequence genome includes the window CAACAATTTGttttataaagaaaatatattttggattGGATTTTTGTAGTTGCTGTTTATAATTACCCTGCACCATGAGTGTATACTATTTTGGCAGTGGTGAGCCATGTTTTTGGTACCTGGAGATTGGGGATTTACACTGCTTACTTCATTTCTAGATACCACCACAATCACATCACAATtacagaaaccatcaatactatacaaaaaacGCCCTATAACAGCATAtcgaacataaaacataaaaaatataataataataaattagtaGTTaactaaaatatgaaaatgtagtTTAAATATGAACTCCTGCAGCCCTTCTGCTGTGTCTTCGACCAAATACAGGTTACATCGACCATTGTCCTGGACAGAATAATTTGACATAGCAGCACACAGAGGATAAAATAtggtgagacaaaaaaaaaaataatttaacatccacatacacgtTTCGGAGTGACCGCCCACCACTGCAACTTGATCAACAGTTTTATACCAAAACATTTCTTTGTTGTCACCCACTGACAGAACTTACATAGCTCTTGTATTGTCTGATTATAGATGTGCAGGTGTTCCTATTGTTTTGGCCAGTGAGTACAGTACTTTGGTCGTGctctcaaaacatttctttgTTGTCACCCACTGACAGAACTTACATAGCTCTTGTATTGTCTGATTATAGATGTGCAGGTGTTCCTATTGTTTTGGCCAGTGAGTACAGTACTTTGGTCGTGCTCTAGTGTGCCATCTACTGGCGTAAATATGTAGTGCATGTAGAGTCTATCAGCTCAGACAGGCACTCCAGATAAAAGAAAAAGCTGTGTAGTCGCGTACGAGCACTCAGTAAACTTCACCATGCATGActgttgtatttattaaatgggCCTCTTGTGGGATATATTTGAGTTCTTCTCTTGAGAACTAGTTCAAAAATTTTATGTGAATAGGCACAGATTTGTCCAAATGTTTAACACTTTCCGTGTGTTGTCCCGTTTTGTCTCTATAGCATCATTAGCCTGACAATGatggcaaaatgtggaaaagcaCGCCGAGGTGGTTAGCAGACGAGTCGGGGAACGGAGCGGAGGGAACCAGCGAGGAGAGGAGAGGGAACGAAACGGGAGGACGAAGAGAGAGCCGCCTTCAAAAATGGCGTCTCCGGATGAAAATGAGTAaagatgtataaaaaaaaaaaaaaacagcggccTGCTTTTTTTACGCTTCCTCGCTCGCTTTGTTATTTCTAACCACTCCAGTATCTTTCTCCGTTTGCGGGCGCTTTTTAATCGAATAGCACAATTCTCCAACTCGGGCACTTGGCATTTATTGAGGGCGAAATAAAGCCACTTTTATTCGTATGCGTTTTTCCTGACAGCTAGCATCTGCGGCTAGCTGTTAGCATACTggcgggggggtggggtgggggcgcTCAATGGTGGCGGATATTTGCATGAAAAGgataaacatttaaattgagGGATTTCTTCGCCCGTCCTGTGTTGTgatgtgtgagtgtttgtcGGGGGACCGCTCGCTACCGACGTGGCTCTCTCCACTTTCCTTTGCCATATTTTACATGGCGCTAGCAGCGTAGCCAAAAAGACTAGCTTAAAGAAAGGGGAGGAGGCACCACAGAGGAGAGAGAGCGACAGAAAAAAGGGGGACGCGTTGGAAATCAAATGTTCATCAGCGTTTCGCCCATTGGCGGCCAAATCCGCGACATCTTCATCATGAGCGGGACCGGATTTGGACTACTTTCGTGGAAATGATAAACGTGGACGGAGGAAAATGAGGAAGACTGTCTTTTATCGATGCGGTTGGAATATAACCCCATAGACCCCCCTCTTTTTTCATCCAGctttctcctcctcccctcCATTTCTCTTTCAATATGCTGTTTTCCACTCCGGATGACTTGCTTACGAAACCAGGGAAAATAGCCTGAAACGGAGCTCGGGAAAGACTGgattttccccccctcctccctccacccccccccGCCTTGCGACGTCGCTTTCGCACACGGTTGTCTCCCCATATAGATGGATAGAAATTACCCCGGAACAGGGTTCGGCGATTTGGGCGCTGGAGCAGGATGGAGTTACGAGAGATCGGCCAAAGCAAGGTAATAGCCACCAGCCAGacaatgtgcatgcatgcatcagTGCCGAACATGGCAGGGCACCGTGTTGCCCCGTGTAAACACATTGTCGCCATTGGCTTCACGCTCCACACACGCACTCGGAACACCGATGCATTGTCATCCCAAAGAGTTGCATAGTAATAACATTATCAACAGCAATGGAGCGGTGTGCGTGTCGTGGGGGTGGGCGGGGTGGAGAAAGGAAAAGGGGGGTgaattgaatgtgattgacagaCACTGGATTTGAGGTAGAACTGGATGTGGGAGATGGTGGATTGGAAGTGGTAGAGCGTCTCCACAGGTTTTTCACTTTGCAGGCCTGTACATGCtctgacaaataaataaatgtgttcgAATGCTGCAAAAGCTCCACAGCAGCCCCCTCCTGACAGATATCAACAAGAATTGGAGGGTGCATTTGTGGAGCCATCTTCAATGGTGCAtcgtaaaggaaaaaaatgtggaagGGCGCGCGCGATTGCTCTGAAAATGTCcactttttattgattgatttattattattattttttgcggCATCTGTCCCATACATGATTGGAGATGATTTGCGGTGGGCTCATAGTaggctcatttgcataataaaATCATACCATTCCCACCATATCTAattgtttgaataaaaacaataaggtcAACGAGGCTTAAGAAATAGATGATTATCATGATTTCGACGTGGATAAAATGTACGAAATGCTGGAATCGTTTATGAGACCTCTGCTACCTTTTACGTTAGCATGCGAGCTAGCTTTGCACGGAAGTCAATTGCGGCCTGCTAGCATCACTTAGCTAGCCGCTTCCAGCACATTTTGCCACCCCCGCTCCTCGAACTCTAAAAGCTATTGCATCCCTTTTTGGACGCGATGCTTTGGCCAAATGAGAGGCACCGTTGTTGATGTTTACCAGTTTATATACGTCGAGCCGTAGCATCCAGTTATTAGCCACATCAATGAATAGCTCGTCTCTTCTGTTCTTATATTAATCAAGATAGATGTGGTGTGGTACACTAATCTGGTTTATTTTCACCCCAAAATGCCGACCTCGCACAGATATAATAAGGCCGTGCGTCTGATTTGCTCTCCTCGCTGCCGTGCACAGTGCTCCCAACAAGCCAGCACAATTGCTAACATGTTAACAAACGATCAGCCTGCACTGCATGTTCACTTCATGCATGCCACACTAGTCACTAGTCAcgtttgcatatctgttgcaATACACAACTATTATCACTATTACTCTTTTATATAAGAGCAATGATATGAATAATGTAAACGCCACTGTCGAGTTTTATTCTTGTGACATTGACATTGAATGATTGTCAATGTTGAAAGGGAATCAAGAGCCTTGATGACATTCATGTGAGGATTTGAgatttaaaacacacattttaatggCATGAGATTTTGGAGGGAGgctgtcaccttttttttttttttttttaggtgcgaGCTGATGTTTATGCAAATGTTCTCTGAAATTAATGATACTTCATCGTCCtccgctcctcctcctcctcttagTCTTGTGTATGGGAGTTCCAGATCATCCCACCCTGAGTCTGAGCTCCTCCACCGCCAAGCCTACGCCACCCCACACCCTCTGCAGGGCTATGCCACCAATCACCACCCAGGGAGCTCCGGACAAGGCGGGGCTTGGGGAGCAGCTGGACGGAGTTTGGGTGAGATAAATGTCATACCTACCATGTCCCCAACATTAGGGGCCGCAGGAATGAACTATGGTGTGGCCAACTGGCTGTGCAAGTCCTGGCTGGGATGTGCACTTCAAGAAATCCAGTTGGGATTGatcagaaaacaaatacaattctaATTGTTCTATACTTTTTCACTTGGAGGCAATGTCAATGCCACATATAGAGTTATATTAATTTCATATAAAAAAGGATAAAAGTGTTTAATTAAAACCCTAACCGTTGCGTTTGTCTTCTGTGGGAATAATTACATTACAATTGTGATTTTAGGCTCAAATAATTCTCTGCTGCTGAATCACTTTGCAGGCTATAAGTGGGAGTAAAATCCATTACTGAGGCATTGATTTAAGTGTAAGTACTGTCCGCCTGTAGTAAAAATAGTCAATATGCAAAATGGATCAGATCTGAGGACTATATTGTAATAAGATACATTGTGGCAACCGTTTTATTGTAAAAGTAGATGGAATTTCAATGCAGTACTGTAGAGTAGCCTTATCTAGGTATTGACAACTTGTCATATCTTAGGCTTTTCTTTTGATGCTCACTCTTCTCTTTCCCTTATGGGGCTTGTGGGCAACAAAGTTGTAAAGGCATAGCTGCTAATAATCATCATGTGTTTCATCATTGCGAGAATGGTATTTTTCTCTTCAacatattcaaattattttgaagGCATGTTACATGATATTTCCTTCTAAAAGGTCTGTCGGGGCTGTTTGACACTGGCCTGCACCATGCCAGCCCCTCGGCCCCTGATGCCTCAGTCATGAATCTGATTTCTGCATTGGAGTCTCGGGGTCCCCAGGCTCccccctccgcctcctccttaCTCTCCCAGTTCCGCACACCTTCCTGGCAGACAGGTGGGACTGTGTTCACTCTTCCCTCATGTGTTGACATTCAAACATGCCCCACTGTCAATATGACATTTAAATAACCTTCTGTCTTTTCTATTATCATCCAGCTTGCACTGTGTTGTATGtggtgattgtttttcttttttttaagataaaacccccccaaaaatacaggGGTTCATAGGATATGATTCTTATTCGCATTGAGGTAATGACTAAATGGAGTCTGAgtaatttttcatttgtgttttttttgtccccctccTGAACAGCGatgcacacacctgctcctcCAGAATTATTCATTTCTGGAGCTCTTCCtggctcaggctccttcccctCCTCCTCTGCTCTCTCAGCCTATCAGCATCCAGCATCTTTTTCCAGCCGCTCCTTTCCCGGTGCCTCCCTTTCCCTCCAGGACACACCCACGTTTAGCCCCACATCCAACGGGCTACTCTCCCCACACGACCCCTTACTACACATCAAAGCTCCCTCCCAGTCGAGCCTGGGTTTTGACAGACTCCTGTCCTCGCAGGGCGCTGCTGCAGCAGCCTACAGGGGCAGCCAAGACCCTACAGGTGCCTCATCAGCCCAGGCATCCTCTGCAAGGCACCTGCAGTCTCATCAGTTCAACCTGCTGTCATCACAGCTCCAGGACCAGTCCTCCCAGCTGTATAATGCCTCAGTATTCTCCTCAGCCCAGCCCCAAGCTCAGTCCCAGTCCCAGTCCAACTCGGCCCAGGAGCGGGCCGTGCCCAGACAGGACAGCGTTATCAAGCACTACCAGCGGCCCACCCCAGCGCAGCCGCAGCTCTCATCCTCCGCTGCCCACTCCCTACAGCACTACCTCAGCTGTGGAGGGGCAGGGTACCAACAATTAGCTACCCATCACAGGCATGCTGGCCTTTCTTGCAGCCCGCTGGGTGACCAGAGCCCCTCATCTGACCACAAAGCCTCCTCTCGTACAGAGCAGTATCGGCCAATCATTCAGCCTCCgtattcttcatcctcctcttcctcttcctcctctgctGGGAAAGGTACCAAAAGCAGCTCCAGCAGTGGTTACTCCTCTGCAAGTTCAGCATCGTCCTCAAGAACTCCTCTCACACCCCCTTCTGCATCATCTacctcctcatcctcttcatcatcttctGCCACCCCAGGGGCTCACCCTTCCAACTCAATCCCCACCTCAAGCTCCAGTGCAGCCCCCTCCAGGCAGCAACCCCCCACTCAACCAGCTCCACCTCCCCCAAcccctcagcagcaacagccCCCTCCCACCTCAACACCTCAATCCCTCCCCAAATCCTGCCTTTCTGGCTATGGTTCTCCTGTGCCCCCTGTAAAAACCCCTACCTCTACCCTTACTGGTCAGACCCCACCCCAGCAGCAGACTCAGTCATATTCCCCAAATCAGCCCCCTACTTCTCACCTTGCTCAGTCCTATGGAGGTTTCAGTTCCCCACAAGCCCAGGACCTTAGCTCAGGTACTGGTGGAAAAGGCTATGGAAGTTTAGGAGGGCGAAGTCAGTCATATCCCACTGATATATATGGAGCCGATTCTGCTTATGGATCACTTCCCTCTTCTTTGGGTGGAGCTGGAAGCCCATCATTAGGTTATGGTGCCCCAGGCCATTCCCCTGCGCTTTTAAGATCAAGTGGTTCATCAGGTAGTGGAGCATCTGGGGGAGGAAGCAGTAGTGGTACTGCAAGTGGAAACTCTGGGTCAGGAGGAGGGGCAGGAAATGGTATTACCAGtgagaggggtggaggaggTAGTGGAGGAGGATCTTACCATATTCCAGATTCTAGTCCCTCCCCATCTGGAAACTCGGGCATTATCCGCCCAGGGCTGCACTCCCCGGTGCCAGCATGTCCCACGCAATCTCCTGGAGGTGCTggttcaaataaatacatctccTCTGTTCTCTCTCCTACTTTCCTAAGCTCCCCACAGGGCTACACTGACACCAGAGGTCCTAGCTCCCAACCTCAGTCTTATCACGCCACTGCCTCTAAAACAAAGGCTGACACGTCAATGCTCGGAGTTGGTTCTCAGAGATCTCAAGAGGAagtagatgatgatgatgagttcTTGATTCAGCACTTGCTGCAGGCACAAGCGAGTCCTGCTCCCCAGGCTTCTCATCACCATCCCCAACAGCAGCCCCAACAGACATCCCAGCAAACACAGCCTCAGCCTCAGTCAGCGCCACCAACATCTGATGCTGACAAAGGGCTGAGCTATGACATGGGAAAGTCCTCTGAAGAAAGGTATCACCCCCAGAGTGTCATACGCACCCACAGTGCCACATCCTCTTCTGGGGTAGGTAATGCAACGTCTGGAGGGTCTATCTCCGGGCTAGACAGTCAGCTGGAGATGTCGTTGaagaaacagcagcagcagcaacaacagcagcagcagcagcaacaccaTCATCGACAACAGCAAAGGAACGAGAGGCCCGTTGGGAGCAGCAGGAGTAGTGGGGGACAAGGCAGTGCTGAACAAGTGCACTCGCACCTTCTCCACCATGACAACTTAGGCTCAGTAGTCCACTATGGGCGAGGGGACCCATATACACAGCACTCCCTTGCTCCCCAACACTCTTCACATAATCAGCATGTGTCTTCACATTCACAGATACCACCCCACAACCAGATGGAGCTACAGAAAAAGGAGCGCGCTGAAATCCCTTATCCACGGAAAACGCCGGAAGTCCAGCCACAGCATTCTCAGCCTCAAAGCACTGCATCTCTTATGGACTCCCCCACAGATCAGTCCCACCAGTCACCACACCTCCTCCAATCCGTGTTGTCCCATACGACTCGCAACAAGCTGGAGTCTCATACACAGCACCACAAGATGGACACGCATCAACAACATCAACAGCAACATCACAAACTAGACACTCATCGGCAACACCAACAGCACCATAAAATGGACTCCCACCAACCACATCAGCAACACCCGGAAATGGACTCCCACCCACAGCATCAGCAGCACCACAAGATTGACTCCCATCCCCAACAGCAGCAGCACTCCATTGGTCAACAGCAAGCTGTGATGGATAGTGCTAGTGGACGACTTGGTTCGACTAAACATCCAGCTCAAGCTCAGTCTCAAACAACCCAGCTCCAGCTTCAACTCCAGTCGCAGGCTTTAGAGGTGGCAGCGGCTCATTACAACCATGGACCTTCGTCACATCAACACGAACAGGGTCAAGTCAAACAAAGCTCAGTGGTCTCATCTTTGGACATGCTGGAGCGCTCTCTTTCTCAGACCTCCAGCACAGATGTAGCGATTGCAGAGGAGAGACGTGGCGGACGGAGCGGAGGAAGCGGCGAGCGCCATAGACAGCAacagcaggagcagcagcagaGGCAGCACCCGTCTCACCATCACCCACAGCCACATTCGGCCTCTGAACTCCACTCTTTCCTCTCTGAACCTGAAATCGCCATGCCCACCCCCTCCCACATGCACCACCTTTCACAGcaccaccctcagcagcaacagcagcaccCAAGCTCTCAGCACCAGCAAGCCCATTCTCACCACCCTCACGCCCAGCCACAGACCCCACACCCTCACCATATACCCCCTCCGTCTGCCCCGGGACATTCCCAACCTCAGCCTGAGCCACAGCAGCCACTGCCGTCCCAGCTCACTCCCCAACAGAGCCAGTTAGACCAACAGCGCTCAGAGCAACACCAGTTTGACACGGTCAGCCCAGTGGAGAAAGACCAAACCCAACAAAGTAATCGCTTTGTTCCCCTAACATCCATCTGCTTTCCTGACTCCCTTCTCCAGGATGAGGACCGCTCCTTTTTTCCAGGCATGGAAGACATGTTTTGCGCAGAGGACTACAAGTCAAGTTGTGCTGGTGGTGCCGGACCAGGGCAGGAGGAGATGAATGAAAGCCATACTGGGCAAGAGGGTATGGGCTCCATGAAAGCTGGACAGAGTGCCAGTGGACCAGGGGGCGGTAGTGGAGCTGGCTATGATATAATGGGTCATCATGGAGATCAGGGTTATGAGCCTTACTGTCATAGCCTGGAAGAGCCCAGCAACAACACAATGACTCTGGATCTTGACTCCCTTAAAACCCACGAACTCCCCTCCACTGTTAACACTGAACAGCTTGGTTTAATTCAGTCCCAGGGCCCAGCTATGGGTATGGGCTCGAATAATACTGGACCTAACAACCCCGCTGCAAAGCTGTCCTCCGGTCCTGGAGGAACAAGCACAGGGGCAGCTTCTGGAGGCCTCCAATCACCGATTTTCTGCTCATCTCGTCCAAAGAAACTCCTCAAATCTAGTTCTTTCCACCTCTTAAAGGAGCGCAGGGACCCAAACACACTGCCTAAGAAAAGTTATGCTCAAGAATACGAGTTTGAAGATGATGAGGATAAAGCTGACCAGCCTGCTGACATCAGGTTGAACAGCCGCAGGCTTCCAGACCTTCTGCCAGATTTGGTGTCCAGCTGCaggaaaggaggaggaggaagtggttCTCTCAGCCCTTTGATGGGTGACATTGACTTCTACCATGCCTCTGGCTACCCACAAATGGGTGCCCACTCTCTTTTGCCTCAGGATGGCCCTAAGAAGAGAGGCCGGAAGCCTACTAGGCCCAAGAGGGAGGGCCCCCCTCGGCCTAGAGGGAGGCCTCGCATTCGCCCCATGCCCGAGCCCTACACACCGCGAGGAATGATGGGCGAGATGGGCGGAACAGTTGGCAGTGGCGGAGGGGGGTTCAACGTGGAGGGGCGAGGCAGAGGCCGGGGCCGTGGgagcagaggaagaggaggtcgGAGAGAGGATATGTACATGGAAATGAGCGGGAAGGAGCAGGAGCAGATGcatcaccatcaccaccaccaacagcaacagcagcagcagcagcttcatCATCAGCCCCAACAGCAACAGCATGAACCGATCCCACCATTGAAGGTTAGTAGCACTACATATTTAAAACGGGGGTTCTCTAACCTTTCGGGTTGAGGGACCCCTGACAGGGAACACATTTTTCCACGGACCCCGTCATAACCCTAACTTCAATTAAAGTTCCAGGAAGTTAAccaaattcaattgaattaaGTTCAATATTATCCACTTTCGCTAGCTGATATGTACTGCTTGCACTAATAACATGGCTGCAAATGGAAAGGACCTAGTTCACAAAAGCATAGTCATTGTTGCCAACTTAGGGCCtgaagatcccaaatagcgggcgctaaattgcatgttcacaCTAACAGATTTCGCTCTCTGTAGTCGGGCGTTGTGTGCAGAAGCTACAAAGATTGcgattttcttctctttttttttttttaccaagatCCAAATCACGGGCactaaattgcgtgttcactcATATTAATGGATTGCGTGCTCTTTTGGCAACAAGTGTGAAAGTTGCTGAGAGCCGTATTTGAAAAGAGAGTTTTGCGTCCACCACTCatactcaatttttttttaccatggaaAATTTGTGGGGGAAAATGCAAGTGCAAACGCAattaagtttgaagtgatggaactgGAAGTGTGAGTGGAAGACAAAtggttacagaaaaaaaatctattgctCCGATAATttgggggaagccagcaaccacATGAGTGCGTTTGAATTAGcggtatccatccatcttgtGTTTGAAACTTTGGACAGCACACCAgaaaaactgctctgggagagCCCAGCACCATTTGTCACTGTGTGCTTGAAAATACTCAAGACACAAGGAATTGCAGAGTTGAAGggagttttgtcataggtgaAATGACATGAGTCtgtcttgtgactggctccaaatCAATCCTCAGATTATTCATGAActtcaaaattgcattgctcaaTAGAAGATACCTTGGGATAAATTTTGCTTTTGGCATTTTAAGAAATGTTTACTCTGTGGAAAAGTTCTCCCTGCCGCACTACACTGGCACTGCTGTTCGTGCGGGTTTGCGCCTGTATTTCAGACACAGTATTTACAGATGCAAAATTTGCCATTGCAATTCATCTTAGGTTTGACAAATGACTTAAATGACATTCGGCAGATGCAATCCTGGGTGCGCCaggttagtagatcagcttcctTCCTGTTTGCGTGAGCAATGAACATTGCGCACATTTTTGCATGTCCAAATGTTTAGTCAATCGGGCCCTTAAGTGAGTTGGacactgtatttattattttttctgacCAGTCTagctatttttgaaaaaagcGACTAGTGAGTTTTATTCAAGCTAGGAAACAGACATGAGTGAAACATTCTCTCATTGTTTTTCGTATGACAAGAAAGGCGCATGGTGGAAGACAATTACCGGTACTGAGTAAATTGCGCTGAACATGGCCAAAGACACGGTGCCCATTTTGCAAAAGTTTGACACGgcgtatgtgcttccaagccggCAATATTTTGCCGAGGTCACCTTGTCTCACCAGTACTACAACTCCACCTAAGAAAAATGTGTAAGAGAGCTAGAAATGCTGCGTGCATGCAgtgatttgttttatgttatgcATTACAGTTATATCAGAGCTAGGTGGGGAGGCATAATTGGTttagtgttgttgtttattgGCGCACCGGTTGCCAtatgtaggtatgcactttaaaaaaaaaaaggatactgtatgtgcccgcgaccctagtgaggagaagcggctcagaaaatggatggatactgtatgttgcattATTTTGCTCACCCCCAAGTTATGGCTTTTGGAGCCATGGGGGTTCCTGGACCTCAGTTTGAGAGCGACTGTTTCAATAGGATAAAGCTTTTTCAGTTATTTCAGTTCCATTGGTGGCCTTTGCAAATCCTAAAGCAAGGACCACCATTCAAGACGTtaaacaattcaatgctcttgTTTAATGTCTGCTCCAAataatatatcatatttgtttttcttttttttgtaatagatAAAGTTGCCAATTCCCATGTCGTCCTCTGATGCCTTGCTGAGGACAGACTCTCTGTCTGGCACAGACCCTGCTTTGTCTGATGGCTCAGTAGGCTCAGCCCCCTCACTTGGGCTCAGTCCTGGTCCTTGCAGCACTGAAAGCACCAGGGCGCAGGATAAAAACAAGCAGAAAAGTCAGATGATGGATGAAGGAATAGATGGGGATGGTCTGGAGGAAAGGGTAAGAACTACTGTTCAATAATAACTAttgaattgaaatatttttgctgCAGTTTTCTATGCTACTAGTTGTTTTTGAGTATGTTGAGCTGAGTCAATCTCAAATCTTCGTCATGTGTCACTTCTAGGGTGATGAGAAGGACCCTGAGTCCAAGGCTGGCTTGGTTGCTTCTTTCTTGGACTTCCTTAAGACAGGGAAGAGACCCCCAGGCTTGGATATTTCCCCCGGAATGGAAGCTGACAATGGTGAAACTTCCCCGTGTAAATCAGGGTTGCGCCCACTATCCCCAgcacctcctccaccaccacctccaTTTGGGGATGGTGAAGGTAATGGTGGTCTTGCCCTAGGCAGCTGCCCCAGCCCTAAGCGCTTGGAGGACGAGCTGAAGAGGAACCTGGAGACCCTACCGTCGTTCTCCTCAGATGAGGAGGACTCGGTCGGAAAGAACCAAGACCTTCAGAAGAGCATCTCCTCAGCCATTTCCGCCCTGTACGACACTCCTCAGCTGACCGCAAACATCCATCACTCGATACCGCCTCCACCACCTCAGGCGCAACCTTCTCACTCCCCTCTGACACCCCCGTTGCAGCCCCCGACCCTTAGCCCTCAGACTGACATTCATACGCCCCACGCACAACCCCCGCCGAATGAACCCTGCATCCTCCAGCCGGAGAATGAAAACATGGACGAGAACAAGGATGAGGAGATTGACGACGAGAGAAGTTCTAGAGGGGATGAGGAGAGCGATATGATGGAGGAGAGAGAGCCGCAGCTGGAGATGCTAGGCGCCCCTAAGCTTGAAGGTAAGGCTTCACTCACTCATACTCagaagtggcaaaagtactagtctgtacttaagtagaagtacagatatttttgaaaaaagactggtaaaagtataagtactgattcaacttgTGTACTTAAggtaaaacaaagtacagattctgaaat containing:
- the prr12a gene encoding proline-rich protein 12 isoform X2, giving the protein MDRNYPGTGFGDLGAGAGWSYERSAKASLVYGSSRSSHPESELLHRQAYATPHPLQGYATNHHPGSSGQGGAWGAAGRSLGLSGLFDTGLHHASPSAPDASVMNLISALESRGPQAPPSASSLLSQFRTPSWQTAMHTPAPPELFISGALPGSGSFPSSSALSAYQHPASFSSRSFPGASLSLQDTPTFSPTSNGLLSPHDPLLHIKAPSQSSLGFDRLLSSQGAAAAAYRGSQDPTGASSAQASSARHLQSHQFNLLSSQLQDQSSQLYNASVFSSAQPQAQSQSQSNSAQERAVPRQDSVIKHYQRPTPAQPQLSSSAAHSLQHYLSCGGAGYQQLATHHRHAGLSCSPLGDQSPSSDHKASSRTEQYRPIIQPPYSSSSSSSSSSAGKGTKSSSSSGYSSASSASSSRTPLTPPSASSTSSSSSSSSATPGAHPSNSIPTSSSSAAPSRQQPPTQPAPPPPTPQQQQPPPTSTPQSLPKSCLSGYGSPVPPVKTPTSTLTGQTPPQQQTQSYSPNQPPTSHLAQSYGGFSSPQAQDLSSGTGGKGYGSLGGRSQSYPTDIYGADSAYGSLPSSLGGAGSPSLGYGAPGHSPALLRSSGSSGSGASGGGSSSGTASGNSGSGGGAGNGITSERGGGGSGGGSYHIPDSSPSPSGNSGIIRPGLHSPVPACPTQSPGGAGSNKYISSVLSPTFLSSPQGYTDTRGPSSQPQSYHATASKTKADTSMLGVGSQRSQEEVDDDDEFLIQHLLQAQASPAPQASHHHPQQQPQQTSQQTQPQPQSAPPTSDADKGLSYDMGKSSEERYHPQSVIRTHSATSSSGVGNATSGGSISGLDSQLEMSLKKQQQQQQQQQQQQHHHRQQQRNERPVGSSRSSGGQGSAEQVHSHLLHHDNLGSVVHYGRGDPYTQHSLAPQHSSHNQHVSSHSQIPPHNQMELQKKERAEIPYPRKTPEVQPQHSQPQSTASLMDSPTDQSHQSPHLLQSVLSHTTRNKLESHTQHHKMDTHQQHQQQHHKLDTHRQHQQHHKMDSHQPHQQHPEMDSHPQHQQHHKIDSHPQQQQHSIGQQQAVMDSASGRLGSTKHPAQAQSQTTQLQLQLQSQALEVAAAHYNHGPSSHQHEQGQVKQSSVVSSLDMLERSLSQTSSTDVAIAEERRGGRSGGSGERHRQQQQEQQQRQHPSHHHPQPHSASELHSFLSEPEIAMPTPSHMHHLSQHHPQQQQQHPSSQHQQAHSHHPHAQPQTPHPHHIPPPSAPGHSQPQPEPQQPLPSQLTPQQSQLDQQRSEQHQFDTVSPVEKDQTQQSNRFVPLTSICFPDSLLQDEDRSFFPGMEDMFCAEDYKSSCAGGAGPGQEEMNESHTGQEGMGSMKAGQSASGPGGGSGAGYDIMGHHGDQGYEPYCHSLEEPSNNTMTLDLDSLKTHELPSTVNTEQLGLIQSQGPAMGMGSNNTGPNNPAAKLSSGPGGTSTGAASGGLQSPIFCSSRPKKLLKSSSFHLLKERRDPNTLPKKSYAQEYEFEDDEDKADQPADIRLNSRRLPDLLPDLVSSCRKGGGGSGSLSPLMGDIDFYHASGYPQMGAHSLLPQDGPKKRGRKPTRPKREGPPRPRGRPRIRPMPEPYTPRGMMGEMGGTVGSGGGGFNVEGRGRGRGRGSRGRGGRREDMYMEMSGKEQEQMHHHHHHQQQQQQQQLHHQPQQQQHEPIPPLKIKLPIPMSSSDALLRTDSLSGTDPALSDGSVGSAPSLGLSPGPCSTESTRAQDKNKQKSQMMDEGIDGDGLEERGDEKDPESKAGLVASFLDFLKTGKRPPGLDISPGMEADNGETSPCKSGLRPLSPAPPPPPPPFGDGEGNGGLALGSCPSPKRLEDELKRNLETLPSFSSDEEDSVGKNQDLQKSISSAISALYDTPQLTANIHHSIPPPPPQAQPSHSPLTPPLQPPTLSPQTDIHTPHAQPPPNEPCILQPENENMDENKDEEIDDERSSRGDEESDMMEEREPQLEMLGAPKLEASLPEIPPPATATCQPPSVPPSPASSSPPPSPLPPLSLPSPPPPSEEQQENSKPSSPIAAKSQTPPPPLTATLPPPATSPPSPPPTSLTPTPPAQASPQKESPTPSPESAASPEEERPSPKNTNLHLAQKQEDAAIAGESEEDDSESGGEGIFRERDEFVVRVEDIRTLKLALQTGREPPPIWRVQKALLQKFSPEIKDGQRQFCATSNYLGYFGDAKRRYQRIYVKFLENVNKKDYVRVCSRRPWRRTAPVLRRQSFPRMASPPASQAQPKEERLTPSSQREKEQKEKLRTTPPPAKEQREKKESSAAVAKAKEKEREAEKDQRVQPAQDKAEKRATERGRAKDERKALERKEKPERPPKSKPPKVKAEPPPKKRKKWLKEAPSSSDSDSSDEAASENEMPVKGGVNNRAMREMFRSYVEMLVSTALDPDMIQALEDTDDELYLPPMRKIDSILSEQKRRLLRRVSMSSQHQEVVHAYPQIIVDPLDSGVVRVRLSGDAYNRKTLNRVKKTLPKPQDLKLSSDSYRIYSLYHSLHHYKYHTFLQCKKETNTIEQAAEDPGQEEVVQQCMANQSWLDTLFGSFIELLTLSTKA